A DNA window from Ictalurus punctatus breed USDA103 chromosome 11, Coco_2.0, whole genome shotgun sequence contains the following coding sequences:
- the LOC128628792 gene encoding circumsporozoite protein, with amino-acid sequence MTPTYRETNGDYENDPNVLHFQSRQMTKQSDSVYQSLNPNTNQSDSVYQSLNPNTNQSDSVYQSLNPNTNQSDSVYQSLNPNTNQSDSVYQSLNPNTNQSDSVYQSLNPNTNQSDSVYQSLNPNTNQSDSVYHSLNPNTNQSDSVYQTLNPNSNQSDSVYQTLNPNTNQSDSVYQSLNPNTNRSD; translated from the exons ATGACCCCAACTTACAGAGAG ACAAATGGAGATTATGAAAATGACCCAAATGTGCTTCATTTCCAGTCAAGACAAATGACCAAGcaatcagattcagtctaccaaagtctgaatcccaacaccaaccaatcagattcagtctaccaaagtctgaaccccaacaccaaccaatcagattcagtctaccaaagtctgaaccccaacaccaaccaatcagattcagtctaccaaagtctgaaccccaacaccaaccaatcagattcagtctaccaaagtctgaaccccaacaccaaccaatcagattcggtctaccaaagtctgaaccccaacaccaaccaatcagattcggtctaccaaagtctgaaccccaacaccaaccaatcagattcggtcTACCAcagtctgaaccccaacaccaaccaatcagattcagtctacCAAACTCTGAACCCCAAcagcaaccaatcagattcggtcTACCAAactctgaaccccaacaccaaccaatcagattcggtctaccaaagtctgaaccccaacaccaaccgATCAGATTAA
- the LOC128634030 gene encoding circumsporozoite protein — MLTVSIRSVTEQDSGEYWCGAEAAWTSDHGYRVYFTQIDLTVTDPRVPVSASVPTIYSSSLPTSSSSSSSSSSMSTPTSLEGGFPAFTVITVSVILLLLLTGVIFLIVILHKRRRTQSPGTMTPTYRETNGDYENDPNVLHFQSRQMTKQSDSVYKSLNPNTNQSDSVYQNLNPNTNQSDPVYESLNPNTSQSDSVYQSLNPNTNQSDSVYQSPNPNTNQSDSVYQSLNPNTNQSDSVYQSLNPNSNQSDSVYQTLNPNTNQSDSVYQSLNPNTNRSDSVYQCLNPNTNQSDSVYQILNPNTNQSDSVYQSLNPNTNQSDSVYQSLNPNTNQSDSVYQSLNPNTNQSDSVYHSLNPNTNQSDSVYQSLNPNTNQSDSVYHSLNPNTNQSDSVYQSLNPNTNQSDSVYQSLNPNTNQSDSVYQSLKC, encoded by the exons ATGTTGACTGTGAGTATTAGAAGTGTAACTGAGCAGGACTCTGGTGAATACTGGTGTGGAGCTGAAGCAGCCTGGACATCTGATCATGGATACAGGGTTTATTTCACACAGATCGACCTGACAGTTACTG ATCCACGTGTCCCTGTTTCAGCATCAGTGCCAACAATATATTCATCATCTTtaccaacatcatcatcttcatcatcatcatcatcatcaatgtcTACGCCAACTTCTCTTGAAGGAG GATTTCCAGCTTTCACTGTGATCACTGTGTCTGTaattctgctgctgcttctgacTGGAGTCATATTCCTCATTGTGATTCTACATAAGAGACGCAGGAcgcaaa GCCCAGGAACAATGACTCCAACTTACAGAGAG ACAAATGGGGATTATGAAAATGACCCAAATGTGCTTCATTTCCAGTCAAGACAAATGACCAAGCAATCAGATTCGGTCTATAaaagtctgaaccccaacaccaaccaatcagattcggtcTACCAAAatctgaaccccaacaccaaccaatcagatccgGTCTACGaaagtctgaaccccaacaccagccaatcagattcagtctaccaaagtctgaaccccaacaccaaccaatcagattcggtcTACCAAAGTCcgaaccccaacaccaaccaatcagattcagtctatcaaagtctgaaccccaacaccaaccaatcagattcagtctacCAAAGTTTGAACCCCAAcagcaaccaatcagattcggtcTACCAAactctgaaccccaacaccaaccagTCAGATTCGGTCTAccaaagtctgaaccccaacaccaaccgATCAGATTCAGTCTATCAAtgtctgaaccccaacaccaaccaatcagattcggttTACCAAAttctgaaccccaacaccaaccaatcagattcagtctaccaaagtctgaaccccaacaccaaccaatcagattcggtctaccaaagtctgaaccccaacaccaaccaatcagattcagtctatcaaagtctgaaccccaacaccaaccaatcagattcggtcTACCAcagtctgaaccccaacaccaaccaatcagattcagtctaccaaagtctgaaccccaacaccaaccaatcagattcagtctaccacagtctgaaccccaacaccaaccaatcagattcagtctaccaaagtctgaaccctaacaccaaccaatcagattcagtctatcaaagtctgaatcccaacaccaaccaatcagattcagtctacCAAAGTCTCAAGTGTTAA